The following proteins are co-located in the Diaphorobacter sp. HDW4B genome:
- a CDS encoding IPTL-CTERM sorting domain-containing protein, with protein sequence MFGSLTAQAQTIDTVMGGSDNVPITAFTLTWPNSPLTDADGNIFISTGRLSQTVFKYTRSTSVVTRFAGNGQFGSDGDGGQANVASLDSPDGMAMDAAGNLYIADSGNDRVRKVAPDGVITTIAGAGVAGLTLTSPGLLFLDGKGALYIANTSTTNPRSVIKLDLATGVPTTIFSDNSVVKSIGGMVVDSKGNLFVSDWLNPCVYRYDAATSARTIYAGTCTSSTGTKSTLHSNVDPLSVQLVFPRSLAMDAQDNLYLVDQSLYTISKIDAATRKLSVIAGFGNRSYLVDPNDYYDQYDGEYAGNGTPALNARFMKIGGIYFDRIRNHLAIVDYGNAMLRLIDENGIINTLVGESGSSGGALTGTQVKLYKPRGIAFDSLGNLHVADQGNSAVKALAVTPATGLVDKANVVSNTATSPSPLGIAFNAQNALFLGDVSKNQIFTMASGASALTLFGGTGNLGSSGDGNAATQATMRSPDAMVVDRFGNLLFSDWQNHTIRKIAVDGKISTVVGKGWTGDFVDGPGSDARLVFPTGLALDADGNLYIADSTNNAVRKVAAINGEITAASEVTTLAGKGLGNFGYTGDNGPAKDALLNTPTGVSVDAMGNIYVVDSGNAVVRMISGQTGIISTIAGGGSNGMGDGGPAIDAQFANPQYSALDKAGNLYVSDLATGRVRKITFASPDAPTGTAVAGDAMATVSFAPPANMGGGSPTRFVVHYTNPNNTTPVQGCDVAAFDTSGSPVTSCEVTGLTNGTPYTFTVTITNSLAMTSAPSANIGPVTPWQVLGFVAPAAQTAEVGIAVSLTLQATGGSQDFNYTVIGGALPDGLTLAADGSIIGKPTKAASFSATVQVEDRKTGKKLSVTVTFTVSRGQQALAILSTAPASPRLGSTYTVNVQAGPSSAQVVLGASGACSSSGFVVTFNVAGDCKITVSQKGDTQYLDATDQVQSIKVGQGASGVSVSSTPNPSKPGEEVTFTVNVAFDLTKQRAVAGTMKAAPTPTGTVTLMDGSDSLGTVPLDGLGVAMLSVKIVKPVGDHNIVANYSGDANFPATQSAVHLHTVAAVLATPVPTLGQWAVWLLTGLLAGLAALNARGRKHA encoded by the coding sequence ATGTTCGGATCGTTGACGGCGCAGGCGCAAACCATAGATACCGTAATGGGTGGCAGTGACAACGTGCCGATCACGGCATTCACGCTGACCTGGCCCAACTCCCCGTTGACGGATGCCGATGGGAATATTTTCATTTCCACGGGCCGCCTCAGTCAGACCGTATTCAAGTACACCAGATCCACATCCGTGGTCACCCGCTTTGCGGGAAATGGGCAGTTTGGCTCCGACGGCGATGGTGGTCAGGCCAATGTCGCAAGTCTCGATAGCCCCGACGGGATGGCGATGGACGCGGCTGGCAATCTCTACATTGCCGATTCGGGCAATGATCGCGTCCGCAAGGTTGCTCCGGACGGTGTGATCACGACCATCGCAGGTGCAGGAGTTGCTGGACTCACGTTGACATCGCCCGGGTTGCTTTTTCTGGATGGCAAGGGTGCGCTGTATATCGCAAACACGAGCACAACCAATCCGCGTAGCGTCATCAAGTTGGATCTTGCGACAGGCGTGCCGACGACTATCTTTTCCGACAATTCCGTGGTGAAAAGCATTGGAGGAATGGTGGTCGACAGCAAGGGGAACCTGTTCGTATCGGATTGGTTGAACCCTTGTGTCTATCGCTACGATGCAGCTACTTCGGCACGAACGATTTACGCGGGCACGTGCACATCTTCCACGGGTACCAAAAGCACTTTGCACAGCAATGTGGATCCGCTGTCGGTTCAGCTTGTATTCCCGAGAAGCTTGGCAATGGATGCTCAGGACAACCTGTATCTGGTGGATCAAAGCCTCTACACCATTTCGAAAATTGATGCTGCTACGCGCAAGCTTTCGGTCATCGCTGGATTTGGCAATCGATCATACTTGGTGGATCCCAATGATTATTATGACCAATACGATGGCGAGTACGCAGGTAACGGAACGCCTGCATTGAACGCACGCTTCATGAAGATTGGTGGCATCTACTTTGACCGGATTCGCAATCATCTGGCCATCGTGGATTACGGCAACGCGATGCTGCGATTGATCGATGAGAACGGAATCATCAACACCTTGGTGGGGGAGTCCGGTTCTTCTGGTGGCGCATTGACGGGCACACAGGTCAAGCTCTACAAACCCAGAGGCATTGCGTTCGACAGCCTTGGCAATCTTCACGTGGCTGATCAGGGAAACAGCGCTGTCAAGGCGCTGGCTGTGACACCTGCCACTGGTTTGGTGGACAAGGCCAATGTCGTTTCCAACACGGCGACTTCTCCCAGCCCCTTGGGTATTGCTTTCAACGCGCAGAACGCTCTGTTTCTGGGCGATGTCTCCAAGAATCAGATATTCACAATGGCCTCAGGCGCATCTGCACTGACGTTGTTTGGAGGCACGGGCAATCTGGGCTCCAGCGGCGATGGAAACGCCGCAACCCAGGCGACGATGCGCTCACCAGATGCCATGGTGGTGGATCGATTTGGCAATCTGCTGTTCTCGGATTGGCAGAACCATACGATTCGGAAAATCGCGGTGGATGGCAAGATCAGCACAGTGGTCGGCAAAGGGTGGACGGGCGACTTCGTCGATGGCCCGGGAAGTGATGCGCGTCTGGTTTTCCCGACGGGACTGGCCTTGGATGCGGACGGCAATCTGTACATCGCCGACAGCACGAACAACGCAGTGCGCAAGGTGGCTGCCATCAATGGAGAAATCACTGCGGCCAGCGAAGTGACCACGCTTGCCGGGAAAGGCCTTGGGAACTTTGGCTATACGGGTGACAACGGACCTGCAAAAGATGCATTGCTGAATACCCCCACGGGTGTTTCGGTGGATGCCATGGGCAACATCTACGTGGTCGATTCGGGCAACGCCGTCGTGCGCATGATCTCCGGTCAAACCGGCATCATCAGCACCATCGCGGGTGGTGGCAGCAACGGGATGGGCGATGGCGGGCCTGCGATCGATGCCCAATTTGCAAACCCGCAATATTCGGCACTGGACAAGGCTGGCAATCTCTATGTTTCCGACCTTGCCACCGGCCGCGTGCGCAAGATCACCTTTGCATCGCCCGATGCGCCTACCGGTACGGCGGTAGCTGGTGATGCGATGGCAACGGTCAGTTTTGCTCCGCCAGCCAACATGGGCGGTGGCTCGCCCACGCGCTTCGTTGTCCATTACACCAATCCCAACAACACAACGCCGGTGCAAGGCTGCGACGTAGCCGCGTTCGACACCAGCGGAAGCCCTGTGACGTCATGCGAAGTGACGGGACTGACGAACGGCACGCCATACACCTTCACCGTCACGATCACCAATTCGCTGGCAATGACCAGTGCGCCATCGGCCAACATCGGCCCGGTAACGCCGTGGCAGGTTCTGGGCTTTGTTGCACCTGCTGCGCAGACTGCGGAGGTGGGAATCGCTGTCTCGCTCACCCTGCAAGCCACGGGCGGATCGCAGGACTTCAACTACACGGTGATTGGCGGTGCACTGCCCGATGGCCTGACGCTGGCGGCGGATGGCTCAATCATCGGCAAACCGACGAAGGCAGCCTCGTTCAGCGCCACGGTGCAAGTGGAAGACCGGAAGACGGGCAAAAAGCTGTCGGTCACTGTCACATTCACAGTGAGTCGTGGCCAACAAGCGCTGGCGATACTCTCCACCGCACCTGCATCGCCACGCTTGGGCAGTACCTACACGGTGAATGTGCAGGCGGGGCCGTCATCGGCACAGGTGGTTCTGGGGGCGAGCGGCGCATGCTCCTCGTCGGGCTTCGTTGTGACATTCAATGTGGCAGGCGATTGCAAGATCACCGTCAGCCAGAAGGGTGACACCCAGTACCTGGATGCCACCGATCAGGTGCAGAGCATCAAGGTGGGGCAGGGTGCTTCCGGTGTCTCGGTCAGCTCCACGCCCAATCCGTCGAAGCCGGGCGAGGAAGTGACCTTTACCGTGAACGTGGCGTTCGATCTGACCAAGCAAAGAGCGGTTGCAGGCACGATGAAGGCTGCACCGACACCGACCGGAACCGTCACGTTGATGGATGGCAGCGACTCGCTTGGCACGGTCCCGCTGGATGGACTGGGTGTTGCCATGTTGTCCGTGAAGATCGTGAAGCCCGTGGGAGATCACAACATCGTCGCGAACTACAGCGGTGACGCCAATTTCCCAGCCACGCAAAGTGCAGTGCATCTCCATACCGTAGCCGCTGTGCTGGCGACGCCCGTTCCCACGCTGGGGCAATGGGCGGTGTGGCTGCTGACCGGCTTGCTCGCGGGATTGGCGGCGCTGAACGCGCGTGGACGCAAGCACGCCTGA
- a CDS encoding MHYT domain-containing protein has translation MNETLQAGELLLEPTYEIGLIALSYCISVLGAFVALTAAQHIRTGRGISWLNLLAAGTALGGIGVWSMHFTGMLALNLSMASGYSAFETIISLIAAIGATCLALGYVAKAPGNNVRVVTAGGLLGLGVAVMHYLGMFGMRFPGYIIWSWGIIAISVVIAMVAASAALWLAFRTKSLAMRGVAAAVMGVAVCSMHYTSMAAADFVCTSASQRFATPQGLLVFSSMELPLLTAIAAIGMAVLIGYDQLLQRNFGARRTSRAMN, from the coding sequence ATGAACGAAACACTGCAAGCCGGAGAACTGCTTCTCGAACCCACCTACGAAATCGGGCTGATCGCCCTTTCGTACTGCATTTCCGTGCTCGGCGCGTTCGTCGCGCTCACCGCCGCGCAGCACATCCGCACCGGTCGTGGGATCAGCTGGCTGAACCTGCTGGCGGCCGGCACGGCGCTCGGCGGCATCGGCGTGTGGTCCATGCACTTCACCGGCATGTTGGCGCTCAACCTGAGCATGGCATCGGGCTACTCGGCGTTCGAAACCATCATCTCCCTGATCGCAGCCATCGGTGCCACCTGCCTGGCACTCGGCTACGTGGCGAAGGCGCCGGGCAACAACGTACGCGTGGTGACCGCCGGCGGCCTGCTCGGTCTGGGCGTGGCCGTGATGCACTATCTCGGAATGTTCGGCATGCGCTTTCCCGGCTACATCATCTGGTCGTGGGGCATCATTGCCATCTCCGTCGTGATCGCCATGGTGGCCGCCAGCGCCGCTCTCTGGCTGGCCTTCCGCACCAAGTCGCTCGCCATGCGCGGCGTCGCCGCAGCGGTGATGGGCGTGGCTGTCTGCTCCATGCACTACACCAGCATGGCTGCCGCCGATTTCGTCTGCACATCGGCTTCGCAGCGCTTTGCCACACCACAAGGCCTGCTGGTGTTCAGTTCCATGGAACTGCCCCTCCTCACCGCCATCGCCGCCATCGGCATGGCCGTGCTGATCGGCTACGACCAACTGCTGCAACGCAACTTCGGCGCACGCCGCACAAGCCGCGCCATGAACTGA
- the phaR gene encoding polyhydroxyalkanoate synthesis repressor PhaR, whose translation MDKSEEPPVQEENQTPENPTAQRVIKKYPNRRLYDTSTSTYITLMEVKELVMAGESVVVRDAKSGEDLTRSILLQIILEEEAGGAPMFTEAVLANIIRFYGHAMQGFMGSYLEKNIQAFTDMQNKMSEQAKGLTPEMWTQFMSPQSPVYKGMMGNYMEQSQAMFTQMQEQMQKQTEQMQKQTEQMLGAFGIKR comes from the coding sequence ATGGATAAGTCCGAGGAGCCGCCTGTGCAAGAAGAGAACCAAACGCCCGAAAACCCGACTGCGCAGCGCGTGATCAAGAAATACCCGAACCGCCGTCTGTACGACACATCCACCTCCACCTACATCACGCTGATGGAAGTCAAGGAACTGGTCATGGCTGGCGAATCCGTCGTGGTGCGCGACGCCAAGTCCGGTGAGGACCTGACCCGCAGCATCCTGCTGCAGATCATTCTGGAAGAGGAAGCGGGCGGCGCGCCCATGTTCACCGAGGCCGTGCTGGCCAACATCATCCGTTTCTACGGCCATGCGATGCAGGGCTTCATGGGCTCGTATCTGGAGAAGAACATCCAGGCCTTCACCGACATGCAGAACAAGATGTCCGAGCAGGCCAAGGGCCTCACGCCCGAAATGTGGACCCAGTTCATGAGCCCGCAGTCACCCGTCTACAAGGGCATGATGGGCAACTACATGGAGCAGTCGCAGGCCATGTTCACGCAGATGCAGGAGCAGATGCAGAAACAGACCGAGCAGATGCAAAAGCAGACCGAACAGATGCTGGGAGCCTTCGGCATCAAGCGCTGA
- the rimO gene encoding 30S ribosomal protein S12 methylthiotransferase RimO, whose translation MSEAATPTKTPKVGFVSLGCPKALTDSELILTQLSAEGYETSKTFQGADLVIVNTCGFIDDAVRESLDTIGEALAENGKVIVTGCLGAKAGKESDNLIREVHPSVLAVTGPHATDEVMNAVHTHLPKPHDPFIDLVPGAFGEAGLKLTPRHYAYLKISEGCNHRCTFCIIPSMRGDLVSRPIGDVLKEAHALFAGGVKELLVISQDTSAYGVDVKYRTGFWDGKPVKTRMLELVQTLGEIAKPYGAWVRLHYVYPYPSVDDVIPLMATGSVLPYLDVPLQHSHPDVLKRMKRPASGERNLERIQKWREICPELVIRSTFIAGFPGETEEEFQHLLDFIREAGIDRAGCFAYSDVEGAAANELPGMLPLEVREERRSRFMAVAEEVSIARLQRRIGQTMQVLVDKSIALGKKGGVGRSYADAPEIDAVVHLLPPEKISKTYKVGEFTKARIVGTQGHDLVGVPI comes from the coding sequence ATGAGCGAAGCAGCCACCCCCACGAAAACACCCAAAGTCGGATTTGTCAGCCTCGGATGCCCGAAGGCATTGACCGACAGCGAACTGATACTCACGCAACTGAGCGCCGAGGGCTATGAAACGTCCAAAACCTTTCAGGGTGCCGATCTGGTGATCGTCAACACCTGCGGTTTCATCGACGACGCAGTGCGCGAAAGTCTGGACACGATTGGTGAAGCACTCGCCGAAAACGGCAAGGTGATCGTCACGGGCTGTCTGGGTGCCAAGGCGGGCAAGGAGAGCGACAACCTGATCCGCGAAGTGCACCCCAGCGTGCTGGCGGTGACCGGCCCGCATGCCACCGATGAGGTGATGAATGCGGTGCACACGCACCTGCCCAAGCCGCACGATCCGTTCATTGATCTGGTGCCGGGCGCATTCGGCGAGGCGGGGCTCAAGCTCACGCCCAGGCATTACGCGTACTTAAAGATCAGCGAAGGCTGCAACCACCGCTGCACGTTCTGCATCATCCCATCGATGCGTGGCGATCTGGTGTCGCGCCCGATTGGCGATGTGCTCAAGGAAGCGCACGCGCTGTTCGCGGGTGGCGTGAAGGAACTGCTGGTGATCAGCCAGGACACCTCGGCCTACGGCGTGGATGTGAAGTACCGCACCGGTTTCTGGGACGGCAAGCCCGTCAAGACCCGCATGCTGGAACTGGTGCAGACGCTGGGCGAAATCGCCAAGCCCTACGGTGCGTGGGTGCGCCTGCATTACGTGTACCCGTACCCCAGCGTGGACGACGTGATTCCGCTGATGGCCACCGGCAGCGTGCTGCCTTATCTGGATGTGCCGTTGCAGCACAGCCACCCCGATGTGCTCAAGCGCATGAAGCGTCCCGCCAGCGGCGAGCGCAATCTGGAGCGCATCCAGAAATGGCGCGAAATCTGCCCTGAGCTGGTGATCCGCAGCACATTCATCGCAGGTTTCCCCGGCGAGACGGAAGAGGAATTCCAGCATCTGCTCGACTTCATTCGTGAAGCCGGGATCGACCGTGCGGGCTGCTTTGCCTACAGCGACGTCGAAGGTGCAGCCGCCAACGAACTGCCCGGCATGCTGCCGCTGGAAGTGCGCGAAGAGCGCCGCTCGCGCTTCATGGCGGTGGCCGAGGAGGTGTCGATTGCCCGCCTGCAGCGCCGCATCGGCCAGACCATGCAGGTGCTGGTCGACAAGTCCATTGCGCTGGGCAAGAAGGGCGGCGTGGGCCGCAGCTATGCCGATGCGCCGGAAATCGACGCCGTCGTGCATCTGCTGCCGCCCGAGAAGATCAGCAAGACCTACAAGGTCGGCGAATTCACCAAGGCGCGCATCGTCGGCACGCAAGGTCACGACCTGGTCGGTGTGCCGATCTGA
- the adhP gene encoding alcohol dehydrogenase AdhP, whose amino-acid sequence MQSTMKAAVVREFGKPLVIEEVQVPRPDPGHVLVKIAACGVCHTDLHAASGDWPVKPNPPFIPGHEGVGYVAAVGAGVTHVKEGDRVGIPWLYSACGHCEHCLGGWETLCEQQKNTGYSVNGGFAEYALADANYVGLLPDSADFIQIAPILCAGVTVYKGLKMTDCKPGNWVVISGIGGLGHMAVQYAKAMGMNVAAVDVDDAKLNLASRLGATVTVNALKEDPAAYIKKHIGGAHGALVTAVSPKAFEQSLGMVRRGGTVSLVGLPPGGFELSIFNMVLNGVTVRGSIVGSRLDLQESLDFAALGKVAATVSTDKLENINHIFDRMRANTIEGRVVLDMAS is encoded by the coding sequence ATGCAATCCACCATGAAGGCGGCGGTCGTCCGCGAATTCGGCAAGCCACTCGTCATCGAAGAAGTCCAGGTTCCGCGCCCCGATCCCGGCCATGTGCTCGTCAAGATCGCAGCCTGCGGTGTCTGCCACACCGACCTGCACGCTGCATCGGGCGACTGGCCCGTCAAACCCAATCCCCCGTTCATCCCCGGTCACGAAGGCGTAGGCTACGTGGCCGCCGTCGGCGCGGGCGTCACCCACGTGAAAGAGGGCGACCGTGTCGGCATCCCGTGGCTCTACAGCGCCTGCGGCCACTGCGAGCACTGCCTCGGCGGTTGGGAAACGCTGTGCGAGCAGCAGAAGAACACCGGCTACTCGGTCAACGGCGGCTTTGCGGAATACGCGCTGGCCGATGCAAACTACGTCGGCCTGCTGCCCGACAGCGCCGACTTCATCCAGATCGCGCCTATCCTCTGCGCGGGCGTGACGGTCTACAAGGGCCTGAAGATGACCGACTGCAAACCCGGCAACTGGGTCGTCATCTCCGGCATTGGCGGTCTCGGCCACATGGCCGTGCAATACGCCAAGGCCATGGGCATGAACGTCGCAGCCGTCGATGTGGACGATGCCAAGCTGAACCTCGCCAGCCGCCTTGGCGCAACGGTCACGGTCAACGCGCTCAAGGAAGACCCGGCGGCCTACATCAAGAAGCACATCGGCGGTGCCCACGGCGCTTTGGTCACGGCCGTCTCGCCCAAGGCATTCGAGCAATCGCTCGGCATGGTGCGCCGCGGCGGTACGGTTTCCCTCGTTGGCTTGCCACCCGGAGGCTTCGAGCTGTCCATCTTCAACATGGTGCTGAATGGCGTGACCGTACGCGGCTCCATCGTCGGCTCGCGCCTGGACCTGCAAGAGTCGTTGGACTTTGCAGCCTTGGGCAAGGTGGCCGCGACCGTGAGCACGGACAAGCTGGAAAACATCAACCACATCTTCGACCGCATGCGCGCCAACACGATCGAGGGAAGAGTGGTGCTGGACATGGCCAGTTAA
- the efp gene encoding elongation factor P has translation MKIAQEIRAGNVIMHGKDPMVVLKTEYARGGRGAATVRMKLKSLIGNFGTENVFKADDKIDNVILDKKDCTYSYFADPMYVWMDPEFNQYEVEAENMGDAINYLEDGMTAEVVFYDGKAISVELPTSVVREITWTEPAVKGDTSGKVLKPAKIATGFEVSVPLFVAQEDKIEIDTRTGEYRKRV, from the coding sequence ATGAAAATCGCTCAAGAAATCCGCGCCGGCAATGTGATCATGCACGGGAAGGACCCCATGGTCGTTCTGAAGACCGAATACGCACGCGGCGGCCGTGGCGCTGCCACCGTGCGCATGAAGCTCAAGAGCCTGATCGGCAACTTCGGCACGGAAAACGTGTTCAAGGCCGACGACAAGATCGACAACGTCATCCTGGACAAGAAGGATTGCACGTACTCCTACTTCGCCGACCCGATGTACGTCTGGATGGACCCTGAGTTCAACCAGTACGAAGTCGAAGCCGAAAACATGGGCGACGCCATCAACTACCTCGAAGACGGCATGACCGCCGAAGTGGTGTTCTATGACGGCAAGGCCATCTCGGTCGAACTGCCCACTTCCGTCGTGCGCGAAATCACCTGGACCGAACCAGCCGTCAAGGGCGACACATCGGGCAAGGTTCTGAAGCCAGCCAAGATCGCCACCGGCTTCGAAGTGTCCGTGCCGCTGTTCGTGGCTCAAGAAGACAAGATCGAAATCGACACACGTACTGGCGAATACCGCAAGCGCGTGTAA
- the earP gene encoding elongation factor P maturation arginine rhamnosyltransferase EarP: MNSSPQQPQRWDIFCQVIDNFGDVGVCWRLAADLGARGHRVRLFIDDASALQWMAPNGAQGVTVHPWPTQAPQDDPGDVVIEAFGCEIPEAVIAAIAQKTSDGKNSLVWINLEYLSAESYVERCHALPSPIMSGPAAGLTRWFFYPGFTEPTGGLLREPDLAARQAAFDRDTWRAKQGLAKEDTAFSLFCYEPPAFPQVFADHRFTAQWLVTPGRAAAMVRAALLPAHSDNLRFLPPVTQPEFDEMLWACDLNFVRGEDSLVRALWAGQPFIWQIYPQHDNAHHEKLDAFLDWMQAPPSLRAAHAVWNELPEATNMPTISKDMLAEWRACTQSAKARLWAQNDLLTQLLGFVAEKS; encoded by the coding sequence ATGAATTCTTCGCCACAACAACCCCAGCGCTGGGACATCTTCTGTCAGGTCATCGACAACTTTGGCGACGTCGGCGTGTGCTGGCGTCTTGCTGCCGATCTGGGCGCTCGTGGCCATCGGGTGCGCCTGTTCATCGACGACGCAAGCGCACTGCAGTGGATGGCACCGAATGGTGCTCAGGGCGTGACGGTGCATCCTTGGCCCACGCAGGCACCACAAGATGATCCCGGCGATGTCGTGATCGAAGCCTTTGGCTGCGAGATTCCCGAAGCCGTCATCGCCGCCATTGCGCAGAAGACGAGCGACGGCAAGAACAGTCTCGTCTGGATCAATCTCGAATACCTGTCCGCCGAAAGCTATGTCGAGCGCTGCCATGCCCTGCCCTCACCGATCATGAGCGGCCCGGCAGCCGGGTTGACGCGCTGGTTCTTCTATCCCGGCTTCACCGAACCAACCGGCGGACTTCTTCGCGAGCCCGATCTGGCCGCGCGCCAAGCCGCTTTCGACCGCGATACTTGGCGTGCCAAGCAGGGGCTCGCCAAAGAAGACACCGCTTTCTCGCTGTTCTGCTACGAGCCCCCCGCGTTCCCACAGGTTTTCGCCGATCACCGCTTCACCGCCCAGTGGCTGGTCACTCCGGGCCGCGCCGCCGCCATGGTGCGCGCCGCGCTGCTGCCCGCTCATTCCGACAACCTGCGTTTTCTGCCGCCCGTCACCCAACCAGAATTCGACGAAATGCTCTGGGCCTGCGACCTGAATTTCGTGCGGGGCGAAGACTCGCTCGTGCGTGCGTTGTGGGCCGGTCAGCCGTTCATCTGGCAGATCTACCCGCAGCACGACAACGCCCATCACGAAAAGCTCGACGCGTTTCTCGATTGGATGCAGGCCCCGCCCTCGCTGCGCGCCGCGCATGCCGTCTGGAACGAACTGCCGGAAGCGACGAACATGCCTACCATCAGCAAGGACATGCTGGCGGAATGGCGCGCCTGCACCCAGTCCGCAAAGGCCCGGTTGTGGGCCCAAAACGACCTTCTGACGCAATTGCTGGGGTTCGTTGCAGAAAAAAGCTAA
- a CDS encoding LysR family transcriptional regulator, translating to MKLDPVSLRLFVAVMEESAIARAAAREHIAASAASRRLAELEDTLQVELFNRSNRGTEPTPAAFALLHLARGVLNDLDGIATQMRDYGAGVRGHVRVVANISAITQFLPAELQSFMAAHPQVQVQLQEQISTSVAHSVAENAADVGILNHGSYGEEVTLLPYREDELVVAVPASHALARRRSLRFADILPFDIVGMHPGSAINNLLMRHASEHEIPLKLRIQVTSYDAQCLMVSAGLGVGILPLGSAQIYRGALALRTIPLAEPWAKRKLSLCVRSLESLSGVARLLVDHLRAGSGAGNNAVSKP from the coding sequence ATGAAACTCGATCCCGTATCCCTGCGCCTGTTCGTGGCCGTGATGGAAGAAAGCGCCATCGCCCGTGCCGCCGCGCGCGAGCACATCGCCGCATCGGCCGCCAGCCGCCGCCTGGCCGAGCTGGAAGACACGCTGCAGGTGGAGCTTTTCAACCGCAGCAATCGCGGCACCGAGCCCACGCCCGCAGCCTTTGCGCTGCTCCATCTGGCGCGCGGCGTGCTCAACGATCTGGACGGAATCGCCACGCAGATGCGCGACTACGGCGCCGGCGTGCGCGGCCATGTGCGCGTGGTGGCCAACATCTCCGCGATCACCCAGTTTCTGCCTGCCGAACTGCAAAGCTTCATGGCGGCGCACCCGCAAGTGCAGGTTCAGTTGCAAGAACAGATCAGCACCAGCGTGGCGCATTCCGTGGCCGAGAACGCGGCCGACGTGGGCATTCTGAACCACGGCAGCTACGGCGAAGAAGTCACGCTGCTGCCCTATCGCGAAGATGAGCTGGTCGTCGCCGTACCCGCCAGCCATGCTCTGGCGCGACGGCGCAGCCTGCGATTTGCCGACATCCTGCCCTTCGACATCGTCGGCATGCACCCCGGCAGCGCCATCAACAACCTGCTGATGCGCCACGCATCGGAGCACGAAATCCCGCTCAAGCTGCGCATTCAAGTCACCAGCTACGACGCGCAATGCCTGATGGTTTCAGCTGGATTGGGCGTGGGCATACTGCCGCTGGGCAGTGCGCAAATCTACCGGGGCGCGCTCGCGCTGCGCACCATTCCACTGGCCGAACCATGGGCCAAACGCAAGCTATCGTTGTGCGTGCGCTCGCTCGAATCGCTCTCCGGCGTGGCTCGCCTGCTGGTGGATCATCTCCGCGCAGGCTCTGGCGCAGGCAACAACGCCGTTTCCAAACCATGA